A single region of the Cyanobacteriota bacterium genome encodes:
- a CDS encoding peroxiredoxin, translating to ADAVVNGSEFKSVSLSDFKGKKYVVLFFYPLDFTFVCPTELHAFQDKLAEFESLNTEVIGVSVDSKFSHHAWLNTPKSQGGIQGVNYTVVSDLNKTITRDYDVEVEGAGISYRGLFLIDKNGVVQHQVVNNLPLGRNVDEAVRMVKALQFFEKNGEVCPANWNEGSKGMKPTSAGLKDFFNEAVAA from the coding sequence CAGCAGATGCAGTAGTCAACGGTTCCGAGTTCAAATCAGTAAGTCTAAGTGATTTTAAAGGTAAGAAGTATGTAGTACTTTTCTTTTATCCACTTGATTTTACTTTTGTTTGTCCAACTGAGTTACACGCATTTCAAGACAAGTTAGCAGAGTTTGAATCATTAAACACAGAAGTGATCGGCGTTAGTGTTGATTCTAAATTTTCACACCATGCATGGTTAAACACACCTAAGTCACAAGGTGGAATACAAGGCGTTAACTACACTGTAGTTTCTGACTTAAACAAAACAATCACTAGAGACTATGACGTAGAAGTTGAAGGCGCTGGTATTTCTTACCGTGGTCTTTTCCTTATCGACAAAAACGGCGTTGTGCAACATCAAGTTGTTAACAATTTACCGCTTGGACGTAATGTTGATGAAGCAGTAAGAATGGTTAAAGCTCTTCAGTTCTTTGAGAAGAACGGCGAAGTTTGCCCAGCAAACTGGAACGAAGGTTCTAAAGGTATGAAGCCAACTAGCGCAGGACTTAAAGACTTTTTCAATGAAGCTGTAGCTGCGTAA